The following are encoded together in the Apodemus sylvaticus chromosome 11, mApoSyl1.1, whole genome shotgun sequence genome:
- the Sparcl1 gene encoding SPARC-like protein 1 translates to MKTVLLLLYALGAAAAVPTGTGFLSDHSNPTTATLVTPEDATVPLVMVEATADIENHPNDKAEKHSALNSEEETHEQPTEQDKTYSFEVDLQDEEDGDGDLSVDPTEGTVDLQGTSEPQQKSLPESADFPATMSTSFVDSNQRANDTKGEESREQPLSDTHQEPKESSRQTQDLMAEERQMQDPGISNEEEEEEEEEEEEGEEEAEDVGAPSDNQQEGKELPEEQPASNQEGSRDRSDDTLEESSQPTQISKTQKNQLEQGIQGQEGDSNAEGEDKAAGSREHIPHTEWQGQEGKAGLEATDSQKDTDGKAVSTEPTDAAMVPRNHGAGDDRDGEGSKHAASDDYFIPSQESLEAERMHSLSYYLKYGEEATMGESENRSEAGDNHGAKEAESSPKVEPSDEGDARGHSSDSCTNFQCKRGHTCKTDPQGKPHCICQDPETCPPAKLLDQACGTDNQTYASSCHLFATKCRLEGTKKGHQLQLDYFGACKSIPACTDFEVTQFPLRMRDWLKNILMQLYEPNPKHSSYLNEKQRSKVKKIYLDEKRLLAGDHPIELLLRDFKKNYHMYVYPVHWQFNELDQHPADRILTHSELAPLRASLVPMEHCITRFFEECDPNKDKHITLKEWGHCFGIKEEDIDENLLF, encoded by the exons ATGAAGACTGTGCTTCTCCTTCTGTACGCCTTGGGAGCCGCTGCTGCAGTCCCG ACAggtacagggtttctctctgatCATTCCAACCCAACTACTGCAACGCTGGTGACACCAGAAGATGCTACAGTCCCTCTTGTCATGGTGGAAGCTACAGCAGACATAGAAAACCATCCCAACGACAAG GCTGAAAAGCATTCAGCACTGAACTCGGAAGAGGAAACCCATGAACAGCCAACAGAGCAGGACAAAACCTACAGCTTCGAGGTGGACCTGCAGGACGAGGAGGACGGAGATGGGGATTTAAGTGTAGATCCAACGGAAGGAACAGTGGATCTACAAGGTACAAGTGAGCCCCAACAGAAAAGTCTCCCGGAGAGCGCTGATTTCCCCGCTACGATGTCCACTTCCTTTGTGGATTCTAACCAACGTGCAAACGACACAAAGGGAGAAGAGAGTCGGGAGCAACCTCTAAGTGACACACACCAGGAACCGAAAGAGAGCAGCAGGCAGACCCAAGACTTAATGGCTGAAGAGCGCCAGATGCAAGATCCTGGCATTTccaatgaagaggaggaagaagaggaggaggaggaggaagaaggggaagaagaggcagaagacGTTGGTGCTCCCAGTGATAACCAACAGGAGGGAAAAGAACTCCCCGAGGAGCAGCCTGCCAGCAATCAGGAGGGAAGCAGAGACCGGTCTGATGACACCTTAGAAGAGTCCAGTCAGCCAACTCAGATAAGCAAGACACAGAAGAATCAGCTTGAGCAAGGAATCCAGGGGCAGGAGGGTGACTCTAATGCGGAAGGCGAGGacaaggcagcaggcagcagggaaCACATTCCACACACAGAGTGGCAAGGCCAAGAGGGGAAAGCCGGCCTTGAAGCTACTGACAGCCAGAAGGACACAGACGGAAAGGCCGTTTCCACAGAACCTACCGATGCTGCCATGGTGCCTAGGAATCACGGAGCCGGCGATGACAGGGACGGTGAAGGCTCTAAGCATGCTGCGAGCGATGACTATTTCATCCCCAGCCAGGAATCCCTAGAGGCCGAAAGAATGCATTCCCTCTCCTATTACCTCAAGTACGGTGAGGAGGCAACGATGGGCGAGAGTGAGAACCGAAGTGAGGCTGGAGACAACCACGGG gccaaggaagcagagagctcaCCAAAGGTTGAACCTTCAGATGAGGGCGACGCGAGAGGGCACAGTTCTG ATTCTTGCACAAACTTCCAATGCAAACGAGGACACACTTGCAAAACAGATCCACAAGGGAAACCTCACTGTATTTGCCAAGATCCAGAGACTTGTCCCCCTGCAAAACTCCTTGACCAA GCTTGTGGCACTGACAACCAGACCTACGCCAGCTCCTGTCACCTGTTCGCTACCAAGTGCAGGCTGGAAGGGACCAAAAAGGGACACCAACTGCAGCTGGATTATTTTGGAGCTTGCAAAT CTATTCCCGCCTGTACGGACTTCGaagtgactcagtttcccctgcGAATGAGAGACTGGCTCAAAAATATCCTCATGCAGCTCTACGAGCCGAATCCCAAGCACAGCAGCTATCTCAACGAGAAGCAAAGAAGTAAG GTCAAGAAAATTTACCTGGATGAGAAGAGACTCTTGGCTGGAGACCATCCCATCGAACTTCTCTTGAGGGACTTTAAGAAGAACTACCACATGTATGTGTACCCTGTGCACTGGCAGTTTAACGAACTGGATCAGCATCCTGCAGACAG GATCTTGACACACTCTGAACTTGCTCCTCTGCGAGCTTCCCTGGTGCCCATGGAACACTGCATAACGCGCTTCTTTGAGGAGTGTGACCCCAACAAGGATAAGCACATCACCTTGAAGGAATGGGGCCACTGCTTCGGAATTAAAGAGG AGGACATAGATGAAAACCTCCTCTTTTGA